In the genome of Staphylococcus durrellii, one region contains:
- the menC gene encoding o-succinylbenzoate synthase, with protein sequence MKLVNLKLYYYDENFKQAIVTPKITLRHRKALIIELTTDNNQRFYGECNAFETDWYFDETIAVAIGKVKEWFQNVRDMTLNSFEDIKLTLKGLDKYPATRSTIIMACFQMFNKLEALSVSYGATVSGLNNIKYKQLAETRPERIKVKWSTNILQDLEHLMLLPFRFDVAIDANESLSLNDISLLEQVSTYNIIYIEEPFKSLQTIDKTAITHILNVALDEKALSLATIEDIIKEYDIRVVVLKPFRLGGIDKVLDAIDRLSQLGVRTVIGGMYEYGLSRYFTAMLAQYATYTSDITPEGFYFAHDFAENMGIVKNGRLLFHPPHINASKLTAIY encoded by the coding sequence ATGAAATTAGTCAATTTAAAGCTTTATTATTATGATGAAAACTTTAAACAAGCTATAGTAACGCCTAAAATTACTTTGAGACATCGCAAGGCCTTAATCATTGAACTGACGACCGACAATAACCAAAGATTCTATGGAGAATGTAATGCCTTTGAAACCGACTGGTATTTTGATGAAACAATAGCAGTTGCAATTGGCAAAGTTAAAGAATGGTTCCAAAATGTACGTGATATGACGTTAAATTCCTTCGAAGATATTAAACTAACTTTAAAAGGACTTGATAAGTATCCAGCTACAAGAAGTACGATAATTATGGCATGTTTTCAAATGTTTAATAAATTAGAAGCGTTAAGTGTAAGTTATGGTGCGACTGTTAGTGGTTTAAATAATATCAAGTATAAGCAACTTGCCGAAACAAGACCTGAAAGAATTAAAGTGAAATGGTCCACAAATATTTTGCAAGATTTAGAGCATTTGATGTTATTACCGTTTAGATTTGATGTTGCTATTGATGCTAATGAATCTTTGTCATTAAACGATATTTCTCTACTTGAACAAGTCTCCACTTATAACATTATTTATATCGAAGAACCGTTTAAATCACTGCAAACTATAGACAAAACGGCAATTACACATATTTTAAATGTTGCATTAGATGAAAAAGCTTTATCTTTGGCAACAATTGAAGACATCATTAAAGAATATGATATTAGGGTTGTCGTATTAAAGCCGTTTCGTTTAGGCGGGATCGATAAAGTATTGGACGCTATTGATAGATTGAGTCAATTAGGCGTGCGGACTGTTATAGGAGGCATGTATGAATACGGATTAAGTAGATATTTTACTGCTATGTTAGCACAATATGCAACATATACCAGTGATATCACACCTGAGGGTTTTTATTTTGCACATGATTTTGCAGAAAATATGGGCATAGTAAAAAATGGAAGGTTATTGTTTCACCCTCCACATATTAATGCCTCAAAATTAACAGCTATTTATTAG
- the yidD gene encoding membrane protein insertion efficiency factor YidD: MMKKVLLFLIYIYQKYISPLTPATCRFYPTCSAYTKEAIEVYGPFKGSWLGFKRILKCHPFHKSGFDPVPLKKDHNKTNK; this comes from the coding sequence ATTATGAAAAAAGTTTTACTATTTCTTATTTATATTTATCAAAAATACATTTCTCCGTTAACACCAGCGACTTGTCGCTTCTATCCTACATGTTCAGCATATACTAAGGAAGCAATCGAAGTCTATGGTCCATTTAAAGGAAGTTGGTTAGGATTTAAACGAATTCTAAAATGTCACCCTTTTCATAAAAGTGGTTTTGACCCAGTACCTTTGAAAAAGGATCATAATAAAACTAATAAATAG
- the ytkD gene encoding RNA deprotection pyrophosphohydrolase yields MTIKYLDKDNNKVFLNFTTDKDKANGQHVLIIPIYKDNLLFTYHGSRGIEFPGGKIEPNETSITAAQRELYEETGAVVLELHYIAQYYVQRHDLPSFYKDVYVAKVDYIETKQDYLETKGPKLYRAVTDIPEHQQSFLIKDTTILKCLERVIELGYYN; encoded by the coding sequence ATGACTATTAAGTATTTAGATAAAGATAATAACAAGGTGTTTCTCAATTTTACTACAGATAAAGATAAGGCGAATGGGCAGCATGTGCTAATTATACCTATTTATAAAGATAATTTATTATTTACGTACCATGGTAGTCGAGGTATAGAGTTTCCAGGCGGTAAAATTGAGCCGAATGAAACATCAATAACAGCTGCACAACGAGAGTTATATGAAGAAACAGGGGCAGTAGTATTAGAATTGCATTATATTGCTCAATATTACGTTCAACGACATGACTTACCGAGCTTTTATAAAGACGTATATGTTGCTAAAGTTGATTATATAGAAACAAAGCAAGATTACTTAGAAACTAAAGGTCCCAAACTTTATCGCGCTGTTACAGATATACCTGAACACCAACAAAGTTTCTTAATTAAAGACACAACAATATTAAAATGTCTGGAACGGGTGATTGAACTTGGATATTATAACTAA
- a CDS encoding alpha/beta hydrolase family protein — MDIITKKRMPIDVTSHVFEEITYLVDGFSVKGLMATPKSEVKRIVMYLRGGKGQVGKVRAARLLQFADPETLVIAPYYRGNNGSEGKDDFYGDDLNDVTALLKILNQSYPKAFVHMIGFSRGGLQGLLTFQDLPVNSFIIWGGVSDIHLMYKERVDLRGMMRRMVGHPKKDKGAYDKRDAIKNITDNAPPILIVHGYQDKQVHIQQAQYLAQSLAQIGADYRIVYQQKEGHVPRPMALKKVLTQIKQWMIDIENNQLNCDYRIE, encoded by the coding sequence TTGGATATTATAACTAAAAAGCGTATGCCTATTGATGTTACTTCACATGTTTTTGAAGAAATTACCTATCTCGTTGATGGTTTCAGTGTAAAAGGATTAATGGCTACACCTAAGAGTGAAGTGAAACGAATAGTCATGTATTTGCGCGGTGGAAAAGGACAGGTAGGCAAGGTGAGAGCAGCACGTTTACTACAATTTGCAGACCCAGAGACTTTAGTGATTGCACCATACTATCGTGGTAATAATGGAAGTGAAGGAAAAGACGACTTTTACGGTGATGATTTAAATGATGTAACTGCGTTACTGAAAATATTAAATCAAAGCTATCCTAAAGCGTTCGTTCATATGATTGGTTTTTCACGTGGTGGATTACAAGGCTTATTAACTTTCCAAGACTTACCAGTAAATAGCTTTATTATTTGGGGCGGTGTCTCTGATATACATTTAATGTATAAAGAACGCGTAGACTTAAGAGGCATGATGAGAAGAATGGTGGGTCACCCTAAAAAGGACAAGGGCGCATATGATAAAAGAGATGCCATTAAAAATATAACGGATAATGCGCCACCTATTTTGATTGTACATGGTTACCAAGATAAGCAGGTACATATTCAACAAGCTCAATATTTAGCTCAGTCATTAGCACAAATAGGCGCCGATTATCGCATCGTTTATCAACAAAAAGAGGGACATGTGCCTAGACCTATGGCATTAAAAAAAGTATTAACACAAATTAAACAATGGATGATAGATATCGAAAACAATCAATTAAATTGTGATTATCGTATTGAATAA
- the pckA gene encoding phosphoenolpyruvate carboxykinase (ATP), with product MAIDTYTYTSKLENIINKTSSLFQLSTTELYYKMLEKNEGELTELGAINARTGKYTGRSPKDKFIVTEPSYKDDIDWGNINQPIDETTFLNLYTKVLDYLDERDELYIFNGYAGSDEDSQLNLTVINELSWHNLFAQNMFIKPSSSEEAKEIKADFTIVSAPRFKADPEVDGTNSETFIITSFKHKVILIGGTEYAGEMKKGIFSVMNYLLPKDNIMSMHCSANVGEKGDVALFFGLSGTGKTTLSADPTRKLIGDDEHGWNDNGIFNIEGGCYAKAINLSKKNEPQIYDAIRYGTILENVVVDNDGDIDFDDNYYTENTRAAYPIDHIENIVKPSKAAHPNTIIFLTADAFGVLPPISKLNKDQAMYHFLSGFTAKLAGTERGVTEPEPSFSTCFGSPFLPLDAKVYSDILGELIDKHEVDVYLVNTGWTGGKYGIGRRISLSYTRQMVNQAITGELTEAEYTKDEIFGLNIPVSVEGVPQTLLNPMNAWNDSEAYKEQAQDLIERFNQNFEKFGAETAELAEKGGFKK from the coding sequence ATGGCGATAGATACGTATACTTACACTAGTAAACTGGAAAATATTATTAATAAAACATCTTCTTTATTTCAATTATCGACTACAGAGTTATACTACAAGATGTTGGAAAAAAATGAAGGAGAACTAACTGAACTTGGTGCTATAAATGCCAGAACTGGTAAATACACTGGACGTTCCCCTAAAGATAAGTTTATTGTAACTGAACCTTCTTATAAAGATGATATCGATTGGGGTAATATCAACCAACCTATTGATGAAACAACGTTTTTAAATCTCTATACCAAAGTTTTAGATTACCTTGACGAACGTGATGAATTGTACATTTTCAATGGTTACGCTGGTAGTGACGAAGATTCACAATTAAATCTTACAGTCATTAATGAATTATCTTGGCATAATTTATTCGCTCAAAATATGTTTATTAAACCTAGCTCTAGCGAAGAGGCTAAAGAAATCAAAGCAGACTTCACTATCGTTTCCGCTCCTAGATTTAAAGCTGATCCAGAAGTTGACGGTACGAATTCAGAAACATTTATTATTACTTCATTCAAGCACAAGGTCATACTTATCGGTGGAACTGAATATGCAGGCGAAATGAAAAAAGGTATTTTTTCAGTAATGAACTATTTATTACCTAAAGATAATATTATGAGTATGCATTGTTCAGCCAACGTGGGTGAAAAAGGCGATGTAGCATTATTCTTCGGTTTATCAGGTACTGGTAAAACAACTTTATCTGCTGATCCTACTCGTAAATTAATCGGGGATGACGAGCATGGTTGGAATGACAACGGTATCTTTAATATTGAAGGTGGCTGTTACGCTAAAGCAATTAACCTTTCTAAGAAAAATGAACCTCAAATATACGATGCAATTAGATACGGTACGATTTTGGAAAATGTTGTAGTTGACAACGATGGTGACATCGATTTCGATGATAATTACTATACTGAAAACACACGTGCTGCATATCCAATCGATCATATTGAAAATATCGTTAAACCGTCTAAAGCTGCTCATCCTAATACAATTATTTTCTTAACAGCAGATGCATTTGGTGTACTACCACCTATTTCAAAATTAAATAAAGATCAGGCTATGTACCATTTCTTAAGTGGTTTTACTGCTAAACTTGCAGGAACTGAGCGTGGCGTTACTGAACCTGAACCATCATTCTCAACTTGTTTCGGTTCACCTTTCTTACCATTAGATGCAAAAGTTTACTCTGATATTTTAGGTGAATTAATAGACAAACATGAAGTTGATGTTTACTTAGTGAACACGGGTTGGACTGGCGGTAAATATGGCATAGGTCGTCGTATCAGTTTATCTTATACTCGTCAAATGGTTAACCAAGCTATTACGGGAGAATTAACTGAAGCTGAATATACTAAAGATGAAATATTTGGCTTAAATATTCCAGTAAGTGTTGAAGGTGTCCCTCAAACACTTTTAAATCCTATGAATGCTTGGAACGATAGCGAAGCTTATAAAGAACAAGCTCAAGATTTAATTGAACGTTTCAATCAAAATTTCGAAAAATTTGGCGCAGAGACAGCTGAACTTGCCGAAAAAGGCGGCTTCAAAAAATAA